The region TGGCCTGGAAGCGCATCAAGCATCCGAGCGAAATCGTCAATGTCGGCGACGATATTGAAGTGAAAGTCCTGAAGTTCGACCGCGAGCGCAACCGCGTTTCTCTGGGTCTGAAGCAGCTGGGTGAAGACCCGTGGGTCAACATTACCGCTCGCTACCCGGAAGGCGTCAAGGTCAAGGCCGTGGTGACCAACCTGACCGACTACGGCTGCTTTGCCGAGCTGGAAGAAGGTGTGGAAGGTCTGGTTCACGTGTCTGAAATGGATTGGACCAACAAGAACATTCACCCCTCCAAGGTTGTGAATGTAGGTGACGAAGTGGAAGTCATGATCCTGGATATCGACGAAGAGCGTCGTCGCATCTCCCTGGGCATGAAGCAGTGCCAGGAAAACCCCTGGGACGTCTTCGCTCGTACCTACGCCAAGGGCGACAAGATCAGCGGCAAGATCAAGTCCATCACCGACTTTGGTATCTTCATCGGTCTGGACGGTGGCATCGACGGTCTGGTTCACCTGTCCGATATCTCCTGGCATGAGACAGGTGAAGAAGCGGTACGCAAGTACAAGAAGGGCGACGAGCTGGAAACTGTGGTTCTGGCCATCGACCCCGAGCGTGAGCGCATCTCTCTGGGCATCAAGCAACTGGAAACCGATCCGTTCTCAGAGTACCTGGCCGAAAACGACAAGGGCTCTGTGATCAAGGGTATCGTGAAGGAAGTTGAAGCCAAGGGTGCGACCGTGACTCTGGCGGAAGACGTTGAAGCCTATCTGAAGGCCTCTGAACTGAGCCGCGAGAAAGTGGAAGACGCGCGCAACGTGTTGAAAGAAGGCGAAGAAGTAGAAGCCAAGATCATCAGCGTTGACCGCAAGAACCGCACCATCAACCTGTCTGTGAAGTCCAAGGACGTCGCCGACGAGAAGGCTGCGGTAAAAGAGCACAGCGCCAAAACCGCTGAGCAGGCTTCGCCCACCACTCTGGGTGACCTGATCAAGGCGCAGATGAAGAACCAGGACTGATTCGTTAGTCACAGGTTGTTCAGAAAAAGGCCGGCATTCGCCGGCCTTTTTTTATGGAAACCTCGGTATATAACTATAAAGTCTATCGATACCATACGTGTCCCGGACCTCCCGGCTGGTACAGTGCACGCCTCTTGTCTATGTTTATAGATGAGCCCGCGCGATATCGCCCGGGGTGTACTACCGCCATGTCTGGAGAATCGCACCATGAGTTCCAAGCACACCTTCAACCCTGAAAAAGGTTACGTCGCATTGTTGGGCTGGGCCCTGGGGGCGATTGAGGCGGCCGACAAATTCGATCGCCGCTACGTGGTGGTGGCCCCGGAGTGGGCTGAAGACTACTGCAAGCAACACGATATTCCCTATGTACCCTGGAACTTCGAACGGCTGAACGACCGCTCCATGGAAATCGCCCAGACACTGAAGGACATGGGTGTGGATGTGGCGATTCCGCTGTTTGAGGAAACCGTTGAATGGGCGGGTGCGATCAACTCGGTCTTACTGGATAATCCACGCCTTTTTGGCCAGTCCATGTTGCTACGCGACAAAGCATTGATGAAGCGCCGTGCGCAGCTCGGTGGAATCCGTGTGGGCATTTTCGAGGAGGCCCACGACAAGGAAGACGTCATCCGGTTTCTCAAACGGGTAAACCAGACGCTGCTGAAACTGGACGGTGACCCGAACGATCCGATTCACCTGAAGGCCTTCGACAAGGCCGGTTGTCTGGGCCACCGGGTCATTCGCACTCCGGATGAAGTGGATTCCATTCCCGATGAAGAATTTCCGGTGCTGATGGAGTCTCATCTGGACGGCTGGGAGTTTGCCGTCGAGGCCTGGATTCACAACGGCAAAATCTGTTTTCTGAACATCTCCGAGTATGTCACGCTCGGTTACTCCGTGTTTGTACCCGCGACCCCGGAGCTTGAAAAATATCGTCCGCAGATTACCCAGCAGATTGAAAAGCTGATCAAGACGTTTGATATTGATTTCGGTTTTGTCCATCCGGAATACTTCGTCACCAGCGATGGCGAAATGTATTTCGGGGAAGTGGCCTATCGTCCCCCGGGTTTCAAGGTGTTTGAGTTGCTTGAGCGAGCGTACGGATTCAACGCCTACCAGGGGCTGATTCTGTCGTTCGACCCCAAAACCACTGAAGAAGAAATCAAGGCCTTTTTCCCGCGGGAAGTGGTCGATGCCAAAGGCCATGCCGGCTGTTTTGGCGTTTACCCCCGTCGTCGCGTCGTCAGCAAACTGGAAATTCCGGAAGAGACGGAAGATCATCCGTACTTCGATTTTCACGAGCTGACCCCGCCACTGGAAGAAACCGTGACCAAGCGCACGGCATTTGGTACCCACTGGGGATTGATCTATTTCTTCGGTGAGGACCCCTACACCATGCGGGATTTGCTCAAACATCAGGAAGAGCTGGATTTCTATGTATAATCAACTCCGTTGCATGAG is a window of Marinimicrobium sp. C6131 DNA encoding:
- the rpsA gene encoding 30S ribosomal protein S1, giving the protein MSESFAELFEESLKSVDMQPGTIVTGVVIDVDKDWVTVHAGLKSEGVIPASQFLNEDGELELQIGDEVQVALETVEDGFGETRLSREKAKRAEAWKVLEAAHSADEVVKGVINGKVKGGFTVDVSSIRAFLPGSLVDVRPVRDTTHLEGKELEFKVIKLDQRRNNVVVSRRAVLEQANSEEREELLATLQEGMTIKGIVKNLTDYGAFVDLGGVDGLLHITDMAWKRIKHPSEIVNVGDDIEVKVLKFDRERNRVSLGLKQLGEDPWVNITARYPEGVKVKAVVTNLTDYGCFAELEEGVEGLVHVSEMDWTNKNIHPSKVVNVGDEVEVMILDIDEERRRISLGMKQCQENPWDVFARTYAKGDKISGKIKSITDFGIFIGLDGGIDGLVHLSDISWHETGEEAVRKYKKGDELETVVLAIDPERERISLGIKQLETDPFSEYLAENDKGSVIKGIVKEVEAKGATVTLAEDVEAYLKASELSREKVEDARNVLKEGEEVEAKIISVDRKNRTINLSVKSKDVADEKAAVKEHSAKTAEQASPTTLGDLIKAQMKNQD
- a CDS encoding ATP-grasp domain-containing protein, encoding MSSKHTFNPEKGYVALLGWALGAIEAADKFDRRYVVVAPEWAEDYCKQHDIPYVPWNFERLNDRSMEIAQTLKDMGVDVAIPLFEETVEWAGAINSVLLDNPRLFGQSMLLRDKALMKRRAQLGGIRVGIFEEAHDKEDVIRFLKRVNQTLLKLDGDPNDPIHLKAFDKAGCLGHRVIRTPDEVDSIPDEEFPVLMESHLDGWEFAVEAWIHNGKICFLNISEYVTLGYSVFVPATPELEKYRPQITQQIEKLIKTFDIDFGFVHPEYFVTSDGEMYFGEVAYRPPGFKVFELLERAYGFNAYQGLILSFDPKTTEEEIKAFFPREVVDAKGHAGCFGVYPRRRVVSKLEIPEETEDHPYFDFHELTPPLEETVTKRTAFGTHWGLIYFFGEDPYTMRDLLKHQEELDFYV